Proteins encoded in a region of the Streptomyces sp. NBC_00258 genome:
- the qcrB gene encoding cytochrome bc1 complex cytochrome b subunit: protein MTTTERQAAKESSGQRVAGWFDGRLGTHSLGRKYLRKVFPDHWSFLLGEICLYSFVILILTGVYLTLFFHPSMNEVTYHGSYVPLNGVRMSEAYASTLDISFDVRGGLLIRQIHHWAALIFIAGMLMHMMRHFFTGSFRRPREVNWLFGWTLLFLGLFEGLFGYSLPDDLLSGTGMRFVDGAILSVPIVGTYLSFFLFGGEFPGHDIIARFYSLHILVIPGIMAALVVAHLILVVYHKHTQFPGPGKTERNVVGAPFMPVYMAKAGGFFFLVFGVIAFISAIASINPVWSYGPYRADQVSTGAQPDWYLGFAEGLVRIMPGWEINVAGHTLVLGVLIPIVVFPLLLIFIGAYPFLESWITGDKREHHLLDRPRNRPIRTSIGTAWISVYLILLAGGGNDIVATRFHLSINTVTWAVRIALFAVPVIVFVATRRICLALQRRDRELVLHGHETGVIKRLPHGEYVELHRPLSPAELHTLTQHEQPRPLELGPAEDANGVPSPNRRAPIPRLRARLSRALYGEGTQVAKPTAEEYREAHRPGEHEAVEQRPGERQVSEHQISERPVDERRVSGRQVSEAGPPDG from the coding sequence GTGACCACCACCGAACGGCAGGCGGCGAAGGAGTCCTCCGGTCAGCGCGTCGCCGGCTGGTTCGACGGCCGCCTCGGCACCCACAGCCTCGGCAGGAAGTACCTGCGCAAGGTCTTCCCGGACCACTGGTCGTTCCTGCTCGGGGAGATCTGCCTCTACAGCTTCGTCATCCTGATCCTGACCGGCGTCTATCTGACGCTGTTCTTCCATCCGTCGATGAACGAGGTGACCTACCACGGCAGTTACGTCCCGCTGAACGGCGTCCGGATGTCGGAGGCGTACGCCTCGACGCTGGACATCAGCTTCGACGTGCGGGGCGGTCTGCTGATCCGGCAGATCCACCACTGGGCGGCGCTGATCTTCATCGCCGGGATGCTCATGCACATGATGCGGCACTTCTTCACGGGCTCGTTCCGCAGGCCCCGGGAGGTCAACTGGCTGTTCGGATGGACCCTGTTGTTCCTCGGACTCTTCGAGGGCCTCTTCGGCTACTCGCTGCCGGACGACCTGCTGTCCGGCACCGGAATGCGGTTCGTGGACGGCGCGATCCTGTCCGTGCCGATCGTCGGAACGTATCTGTCGTTCTTCCTGTTCGGCGGCGAGTTCCCCGGGCACGACATCATCGCGCGCTTCTACTCGCTGCACATTCTGGTGATTCCCGGGATCATGGCGGCCCTGGTGGTCGCGCATCTGATCCTCGTCGTCTACCACAAGCACACCCAGTTCCCGGGGCCCGGGAAGACCGAACGGAACGTGGTGGGCGCGCCGTTCATGCCGGTCTACATGGCGAAGGCGGGCGGCTTCTTCTTCCTGGTGTTCGGGGTGATCGCGTTCATCTCGGCGATCGCGTCGATCAACCCGGTCTGGTCGTACGGTCCCTACCGCGCCGACCAGGTGTCCACGGGGGCCCAGCCGGACTGGTATCTGGGCTTCGCGGAGGGCCTGGTGCGCATCATGCCCGGCTGGGAGATCAACGTGGCCGGGCACACGCTGGTACTCGGCGTGCTGATCCCGATCGTCGTCTTCCCCCTCCTGCTCATCTTCATCGGGGCCTATCCGTTCCTGGAGTCCTGGATCACCGGTGACAAACGCGAGCACCATCTCCTGGACCGTCCGCGCAACCGGCCGATCCGTACGTCCATCGGCACGGCATGGATCAGCGTCTATCTGATCCTGCTCGCGGGCGGCGGCAACGACATCGTGGCCACCCGCTTCCATCTGTCGATCAACACGGTCACCTGGGCCGTCAGGATCGCGCTCTTCGCCGTCCCGGTGATCGTCTTCGTCGCGACCCGGCGCATCTGTCTGGCCCTCCAACGCAGGGACAGAGAGCTGGTGTTGCACGGCCACGAGACCGGCGTGATCAAACGGCTCCCGCACGGCGAGTACGTCGAACTGCACCGGCCCCTCTCCCCCGCCGAGCTGCACACCCTCACCCAGCACGAGCAGCCCCGGCCGCTCGAACTCGGCCCGGCCGAGGACGCGAACGGCGTGCCGAGTCCGAACCGCCGGGCGCCGATCCCGCGCCTGCGGGCCCGGCTCTCGCGCGCGCTGTACGGCGAGGGCACCCAGGTGGCGAAGCCGACGGCGGAGGAGTACCGGGAGGCCCACCGGCCCGGCGAGCACGAGGCCGTCGAACAACGGCCAGGCGAACGGCAGGTGAGTGAGCATCAGATAAGTGAGCGCCCGGTGGACGAACGCCGGGTGAGTGGGCGTCAGGTCAGCGAGGCGGGACCTCCAGACGGCTGA
- a CDS encoding glycoside hydrolase family 2 TIM barrel-domain containing protein gives MTVTRRSVLIAGTAAPVALAGTSDAWAAEETALRSRPTAGGRTVPLRDGWRFALVDPAGLTDPTGAYARAAEPDYDDSAWRRIAVPHDWSIELSPTTEHGTTSGTGFFPGGLGWYRIAFTLPKAYADKRVSVEFDGVYMDSSVHCNGQLVGQHPYGYTGFALDLTDLLHTDGTTANVIAVEVRNRLPSSRWYSGSGIHREARLVVTDPVHVQRWGTQVTTPEFGKDRALVRARTSVVNASGDARRAEVRSAVVDPDGRTVARGTSTVTVGADPATVTHDLPVRGPRMWDIDTPALHTLKTELRVDGRTVDTYETLFGIRHFTVDADNGLTLNGRYLKLRGVNLHHDLGALGAVVDADAVERQLKIMKSMGVNALRTSHNPPAPEVIAACERLGIVMMVEAFDCWRRGKNRYDYGRFFDAHSDADIAEMVLAARNSPAVIMWSIGNEIPDSTSTAGLAMADRLIDDVRRLDPTRPIVIGSDKYRSLPAVGSPADLMLAKIDGLGLNYNTAASVDALHARYPRLFLFESESSSETSTRGEYQEPERLNTGENQTPGRRATSSYDNNLASWTMSGEYGLKKDRDRKWFTGEFLWSGIDYIGEPTPYDVFPVKASFFGAVDTAGFPKDMYYLFKSQWTEKPMVHLLPMNWTDHRPGDVVDVWAYSNADTVELFLDGKSLGVRKFDEKKTTDGRTYLETTEATGDDKTVTGGPWPGSYTSPNGSAGKLHLTWKVPFVPGELKAVARRNGRTVATDVLRTAGEPHALRLTSDRKSLAADGSSLCFVTAEVVDARGVVVPGADNSIAFDVDGGSLAGVDNGREESAERYRASTRTAFHGKALAIVRSGTEEGRLRLRARSAGLRTATVTVRATAARPKVLTPVADFAPDPGPGAPNYPLADASYSGRPDTLPAAMLDGAPATGWSNGFLKAATALLPAFDGAREEDWVSVEWGRARSFDRIEVSFTVDATHSLPASVDVAAWDGRRYRPVRGVDVDWATASDTPTVITFDGVRGSRLRLTMTSRHPGEARGALRISRLEVPPR, from the coding sequence GTGACGGTGACTCGCAGGTCCGTACTGATCGCCGGCACGGCGGCTCCCGTGGCCCTCGCGGGCACCTCTGACGCATGGGCCGCCGAGGAAACCGCTCTCCGTTCCCGGCCCACCGCCGGAGGGCGGACCGTCCCCCTCCGCGACGGCTGGCGCTTCGCCCTCGTCGATCCGGCCGGCCTCACCGACCCCACCGGCGCGTACGCACGGGCCGCGGAGCCCGACTACGACGACTCGGCGTGGCGGCGGATCGCCGTACCGCACGACTGGAGCATCGAGCTCAGCCCCACCACGGAACACGGCACGACCAGCGGCACCGGCTTCTTCCCCGGCGGCCTCGGCTGGTACCGCATCGCCTTCACCCTCCCGAAGGCGTACGCGGACAAGCGGGTCTCCGTCGAGTTCGACGGCGTCTACATGGACTCGTCCGTCCACTGCAACGGGCAGCTCGTCGGCCAACACCCCTACGGCTACACGGGGTTCGCCCTCGATCTCACCGACCTGCTGCACACGGACGGCACCACCGCGAACGTCATCGCGGTCGAGGTCCGGAACCGGCTGCCCAGCAGCCGCTGGTACTCGGGCAGCGGGATCCACCGCGAGGCCCGTCTCGTCGTCACCGACCCGGTGCACGTCCAGCGGTGGGGCACACAGGTGACGACACCGGAGTTCGGCAAGGACCGCGCGCTCGTACGGGCGCGGACGAGTGTCGTGAACGCGTCGGGCGACGCGAGACGGGCCGAGGTGCGATCGGCGGTCGTCGACCCGGACGGCCGTACGGTGGCTCGCGGGACGTCCACGGTCACGGTCGGCGCGGACCCCGCGACCGTCACGCACGACCTCCCGGTCCGAGGCCCGCGGATGTGGGACATCGACACACCCGCGCTCCACACCTTGAAGACCGAACTCCGTGTCGACGGCCGCACGGTCGACACCTACGAAACCCTCTTCGGTATCCGCCACTTCACCGTCGACGCCGACAACGGCCTGACCCTGAACGGCCGTTACCTCAAACTTCGCGGCGTCAACCTCCACCACGACCTGGGCGCCCTCGGCGCGGTCGTCGACGCGGACGCCGTGGAACGCCAGCTGAAGATCATGAAGAGCATGGGTGTCAACGCCCTGCGCACCTCGCACAACCCGCCCGCCCCCGAAGTGATCGCGGCCTGTGAGCGGCTCGGCATCGTGATGATGGTGGAGGCCTTCGACTGCTGGCGACGCGGGAAGAACCGGTACGACTACGGGCGCTTCTTCGACGCGCACAGCGACGCCGACATCGCCGAGATGGTCCTGGCCGCCCGCAACTCGCCCGCCGTCATCATGTGGTCCATCGGCAACGAGATTCCCGACTCGACCTCGACGGCCGGTCTTGCCATGGCCGACCGGCTCATCGACGACGTACGGCGACTCGATCCGACCCGGCCCATCGTGATCGGCTCCGACAAGTACCGCAGCCTGCCCGCTGTCGGCTCGCCGGCCGATCTGATGCTCGCCAAGATCGACGGACTGGGCCTCAACTACAACACCGCCGCCTCGGTCGATGCCCTGCACGCCCGCTATCCGCGCCTCTTCCTCTTCGAGTCGGAGTCCTCGTCCGAGACCTCCACCCGTGGGGAGTACCAGGAACCGGAGCGCCTCAACACGGGCGAGAACCAGACCCCCGGCAGGCGCGCGACCTCCTCGTACGACAACAACCTCGCCTCCTGGACGATGAGCGGCGAGTACGGGCTGAAGAAGGACCGGGACCGGAAGTGGTTCACGGGCGAGTTCCTGTGGTCGGGGATCGACTACATCGGCGAGCCGACGCCGTACGACGTCTTCCCGGTCAAGGCGTCCTTCTTCGGCGCGGTCGACACGGCAGGCTTCCCGAAGGACATGTACTACCTCTTCAAGAGTCAGTGGACCGAAAAGCCGATGGTCCATCTGCTCCCGATGAACTGGACCGACCACCGCCCGGGTGATGTGGTGGACGTCTGGGCGTACTCGAACGCGGACACCGTCGAGTTGTTCCTCGACGGAAAGTCCCTCGGCGTCAGGAAGTTCGACGAGAAGAAGACCACCGACGGGCGTACGTACCTGGAGACCACCGAGGCGACGGGCGACGACAAGACCGTCACCGGCGGTCCCTGGCCCGGGAGTTACACCAGCCCGAACGGCAGCGCGGGCAAGCTCCACCTCACCTGGAAGGTGCCGTTCGTGCCGGGCGAGCTGAAGGCGGTGGCCCGGCGGAACGGCAGGACCGTGGCCACCGATGTCCTGCGCACCGCCGGGGAACCGCACGCGCTGCGCCTCACCTCCGACCGCAAGTCCCTTGCCGCCGACGGCAGTTCACTGTGCTTCGTGACCGCCGAGGTGGTCGACGCCCGTGGCGTGGTGGTGCCCGGCGCAGACAACTCCATCGCCTTCGACGTCGACGGCGGATCGCTGGCCGGCGTCGACAACGGGCGCGAGGAGAGTGCCGAGCGGTACCGGGCGAGCACCCGAACGGCCTTCCACGGCAAGGCCCTGGCGATCGTCCGCTCAGGCACCGAGGAGGGAAGGCTCAGGCTTCGGGCACGCTCGGCGGGACTGCGGACGGCGACCGTGACCGTACGCGCCACGGCCGCGCGCCCGAAAGTCCTCACTCCGGTGGCCGACTTCGCCCCCGACCCCGGACCGGGCGCGCCCAACTACCCGCTGGCGGACGCGAGTTACTCGGGCCGTCCGGACACCCTGCCCGCCGCGATGCTCGACGGCGCCCCGGCCACCGGCTGGTCCAACGGGTTCCTCAAGGCGGCCACGGCCCTGCTGCCCGCCTTCGACGGCGCCCGCGAGGAGGACTGGGTGTCCGTCGAGTGGGGCCGCGCCCGCTCCTTCGACCGGATCGAGGTCTCCTTCACCGTCGACGCCACACACTCCCTGCCCGCTTCGGTGGACGTCGCCGCCTGGGACGGACGCCGCTACCGACCCGTGCGGGGAGTCGACGTCGACTGGGCCACCGCGTCCGACACGCCGACGGTGATCACCTTCGACGGAGTACGCGGCAGCCGGCTCCGGCTCACCATGACGAGCCGTCACCCGGGCGAGGCCCGGGGCGCCCTGCGGATCAGCCGTCTGGAGGTCCCGCCTCGCTGA
- a CDS encoding ATP-binding SpoIIE family protein phosphatase: MRSHNESSDDSPGYPFDETATARAVIDGDGILVEWNEGARRLLGHAPAEVVGLPAANLLAPDAGALHRPSADHRWNDTLALRHRDGRTLNVWLLAHRRSPELGDRSDWLVVTPLENGGPPTEADSLSAMFLEQSPCATALFDERLRLRRVNAVMAESIGLPEERIRGLRIPEIGGRPQNEELEAAMLQVLLTGQRKDVQTLGTGNTDGALAWLARMAPLTGAEGRVVGVCLSAHDFTDQYLARERLQIVNEASIHIGSTLDVTRTAQELADVCVPALADFVSIDLVDPPEHDGEPYTGPISAPVSLRRAAHRSVNPGNPEAVVKLGQIDVYPAPSPQADSLVAGRPIVATDPMSTLADWLAWDPARGERVRELGIHTTMSVPIQARGATLGVAVFTRFRRPDPFTADDVLLAEEVTARAAVCIDNARRFSRERETAIALQRSLLPRTLPRTAAVEAASRYLPAARAGVGGDWFDVIPLSGMRVAMVVGDVVGHGVQASATMGRLRTAVRTLADIDLAPDELLTHLDDLVVRLSEEAGGEGTTGEVGATCLYAVYDPVTRVCTLARAGHPPPLMLRPNGSPEEIDVPPGPPLGLGGLPFESVELRLPEGTVLALYTDGLVESRDRDLDESRSVLCRALARSSGSLDETCHDILQSLLPSTGASDDVALLLARTKGLPTSQVATWDIPADPALVAPIRKQVVQQLETWDLSEEGFTTELVVSELVTNAIRYGERPIRLRLIHDATTLIVEVSDSSHTAPHLRRAKIFDEGGRGLLLVAQLTQRWGSRHTPEGKTIWAELTLGEE; encoded by the coding sequence ATGAGGAGCCACAACGAATCCTCGGACGACAGCCCGGGGTACCCGTTCGACGAGACCGCCACGGCGCGGGCCGTCATCGACGGCGACGGCATCCTCGTCGAGTGGAACGAGGGTGCCCGGCGCCTGCTCGGCCATGCCCCGGCCGAGGTCGTGGGCCTGCCCGCCGCGAATCTGCTGGCCCCGGACGCCGGAGCCCTGCACCGCCCATCGGCCGACCACCGCTGGAACGACACCCTCGCGCTGCGCCACCGGGACGGCCGGACCCTGAACGTATGGCTGCTCGCGCACCGGCGCAGCCCCGAACTCGGCGACCGCAGCGACTGGCTCGTCGTCACCCCGCTGGAGAACGGCGGGCCGCCGACGGAGGCCGACTCCCTCTCCGCGATGTTCCTGGAGCAGTCACCCTGCGCCACCGCCCTCTTCGACGAGCGGCTGCGGCTTCGACGTGTCAACGCGGTGATGGCCGAGTCGATAGGCCTCCCGGAGGAACGCATCCGCGGGCTGCGCATCCCCGAGATCGGCGGCAGACCGCAGAACGAGGAGCTTGAGGCAGCCATGCTCCAGGTGCTCCTGACCGGGCAGCGCAAGGACGTACAGACCCTGGGCACCGGCAACACGGACGGCGCGCTGGCCTGGCTGGCACGGATGGCGCCGCTGACCGGAGCCGAGGGCCGGGTGGTCGGCGTCTGTCTCTCCGCCCACGACTTCACCGACCAGTACCTCGCCCGGGAGCGCCTGCAGATCGTGAACGAGGCGAGCATCCACATCGGCTCCACCCTCGACGTCACCCGTACGGCCCAGGAGCTGGCCGACGTCTGCGTGCCCGCGCTCGCCGACTTCGTCAGCATCGACCTCGTGGACCCGCCGGAACACGACGGCGAGCCGTACACCGGGCCGATCTCCGCGCCCGTGAGCCTGCGCCGCGCCGCCCACCGGTCGGTGAACCCCGGCAATCCGGAGGCCGTGGTCAAGCTGGGCCAGATCGACGTCTACCCCGCCCCCTCGCCCCAGGCCGACTCCCTGGTGGCCGGTCGGCCCATCGTGGCCACGGATCCCATGAGCACACTGGCGGACTGGCTCGCCTGGGATCCGGCGCGCGGCGAGCGCGTCAGGGAACTCGGCATCCACACGACGATGTCCGTTCCGATCCAGGCCCGTGGTGCGACGCTGGGCGTCGCCGTCTTCACCCGGTTCCGGCGCCCCGACCCCTTCACGGCCGACGACGTCCTGCTGGCCGAGGAGGTCACGGCCCGGGCGGCCGTCTGCATCGACAACGCCCGGCGTTTCTCCCGGGAGCGCGAGACCGCCATCGCCCTGCAGCGCAGTCTGCTGCCCCGGACGCTCCCTCGGACGGCCGCCGTCGAGGCGGCCTCGCGCTATCTGCCCGCGGCCCGGGCGGGGGTCGGCGGCGACTGGTTCGACGTGATCCCGCTGTCGGGGATGCGCGTCGCCATGGTCGTCGGAGACGTCGTCGGCCATGGGGTCCAGGCTTCCGCCACGATGGGGCGGCTACGGACCGCCGTGCGCACGCTCGCCGACATCGACCTGGCACCGGACGAGCTGCTGACCCACCTCGACGACCTGGTCGTCCGGCTCTCCGAGGAGGCCGGCGGCGAGGGAACCACCGGCGAGGTGGGCGCCACCTGTCTGTACGCCGTGTACGACCCGGTCACCCGCGTCTGCACACTCGCCCGGGCGGGCCACCCGCCACCCCTGATGCTCCGGCCGAACGGCTCGCCCGAGGAGATCGACGTACCGCCGGGGCCTCCGCTGGGCCTGGGCGGGCTGCCGTTCGAGTCGGTCGAGCTCAGACTGCCCGAGGGCACCGTGCTCGCCCTCTACACCGACGGTCTGGTCGAGAGCCGCGACCGTGACCTGGACGAGAGCCGCTCGGTGCTGTGCCGGGCGCTGGCGCGGAGTTCGGGCTCCCTCGACGAGACCTGCCACGACATCCTCCAGTCGCTGCTCCCGTCGACCGGCGCCTCCGACGACGTGGCCCTGCTGCTCGCCCGGACGAAGGGGCTGCCGACCTCGCAGGTGGCAACCTGGGACATCCCCGCCGATCCCGCCCTCGTCGCCCCGATCCGCAAGCAGGTCGTCCAGCAACTGGAGACCTGGGACCTGAGCGAGGAGGGCTTCACGACCGAGCTCGTCGTGAGCGAACTCGTCACCAACGCCATCCGGTACGGCGAGCGCCCCATCCGGCTGCGGCTGATCCACGACGCCACCACGCTGATCGTGGAGGTGTCGGACTCCAGCCACACCGCCCCGCATCTGCGTCGCGCCAAGATCTTCGACGAGGGCGGCCGCGGTCTGCTCCTCGTCGCCCAGCTCACCCAGCGCTGGGGCAGCCGCCACACCCCCGAGGGCAAGACGATCTGGGCGGAGCTGACACTCGGCGAGGAATGA
- a CDS encoding ricin-type beta-trefoil lectin domain protein, with product MSDATPSNSPTTGSLFDATDERLTADLKRGSGKTPAQYPSGELLARHWVPVFSYARLCTNGAQYAGMLTTAAFTRLFGESVRHTGPKAAWRPQLLVTVRRIAGEWDADKRRELLRPELRSDPNDKDRAADRLLPPENRRLVSRAFHRLPESARCVLWHAEVEAEDLAVPARLLGISVEDVSVALDRARELLRQNCLENHRELAPDQECRRYSRLLDVSLRPGGRICPDLQEHMAGCAHCQSTAGQLDQSGGRLAGLLAEGVLGWAAQQYLHSRPGRRVRAEETQAGPVVSVAPGMDPHPGVGSYPAAGSQPGTGTGSVPGSVPQPGAGHPSAADHYADTDSVWGPSPRQAPGPSGTGSRSDLAPHPGAGVHAGDGPSADADPGTGSHRGAVSQTGTVNATGTGAHRDTGRRPGAALHGAGPRHAVRLPPHADSRPGEPGRRSPRRRNVALAVLAVSGCVLVPLALWSGGDNTGQPSSSDAGTASQEPDARPTRVGTGGTETGTLSGRLRNVASDDCVGIADGKAVAGVEAVVATCSSSERQQWAYESDGLLRSLADKDLCLDSRLPSSVRLGACDGDKDEVAVRYDLTLEGNLVPLGRPKLALAPVSGDEETGLVLKSRNQGEAQRWEIDASVDSLQMEWITSYTNSDTAKPTRNPSPEPTRTPRPSPPKPAPSQTPPPPPPSTPAPAPSWVCYGYYCWYDGASGGGYGGGGGYGGGYGGGGYGGGYGYGGGGYGGGGYGGR from the coding sequence GTGAGCGACGCGACCCCGTCGAATTCACCTACGACCGGAAGCCTGTTCGATGCGACGGACGAACGGCTCACGGCAGACCTGAAGAGGGGCTCGGGCAAGACACCCGCCCAGTATCCCTCCGGGGAACTGCTCGCCCGGCACTGGGTGCCGGTCTTCTCGTACGCCCGACTGTGCACGAACGGTGCGCAGTACGCCGGAATGCTCACCACCGCAGCATTCACCCGGCTCTTCGGGGAGTCGGTGCGCCACACCGGTCCGAAGGCCGCATGGCGACCGCAACTGCTGGTGACCGTGCGCCGAATAGCGGGCGAATGGGACGCGGACAAACGCCGGGAGCTGCTCCGTCCCGAGCTGCGGTCCGACCCGAACGACAAGGACCGTGCCGCGGACCGGCTTCTCCCGCCGGAGAACAGGCGCCTCGTGTCGCGCGCGTTCCATCGGCTGCCGGAGTCCGCCCGCTGTGTTCTGTGGCATGCGGAGGTGGAGGCCGAGGATCTCGCGGTACCGGCCCGCCTGCTCGGAATCTCCGTCGAGGACGTTTCCGTCGCACTGGACCGGGCGCGGGAACTGCTGCGCCAGAACTGCCTGGAGAACCATCGCGAACTCGCCCCCGACCAGGAGTGCCGCCGCTACAGCCGGCTGCTCGACGTATCGCTCCGGCCCGGCGGCAGGATCTGCCCCGATCTGCAGGAGCACATGGCCGGCTGCGCGCACTGCCAGTCCACGGCCGGTCAGCTGGACCAGTCGGGCGGCCGCCTCGCCGGCCTCCTGGCCGAAGGGGTGCTCGGGTGGGCGGCCCAGCAGTATCTCCACTCCAGGCCGGGACGCCGGGTCCGGGCGGAGGAGACGCAGGCCGGTCCCGTGGTGTCGGTGGCTCCGGGCATGGACCCTCACCCGGGTGTGGGCTCCTACCCGGCTGCGGGATCACAGCCGGGTACCGGAACCGGGTCCGTTCCGGGGTCCGTCCCTCAGCCGGGTGCCGGACATCCCTCGGCGGCCGATCACTACGCGGACACCGATTCCGTCTGGGGGCCCAGTCCTCGGCAGGCTCCTGGTCCCTCCGGCACCGGCTCCCGCTCGGATCTCGCTCCTCACCCGGGAGCCGGCGTCCACGCGGGAGACGGCCCGAGCGCCGATGCCGATCCGGGGACCGGGTCCCACCGGGGTGCCGTTTCCCAAACGGGTACGGTCAACGCCACGGGTACCGGCGCCCACCGGGACACCGGTCGCCGGCCGGGCGCCGCCCTCCACGGCGCGGGTCCGCGCCACGCCGTACGGCTTCCCCCGCATGCGGACTCCCGCCCGGGCGAGCCCGGCAGGCGCTCCCCGCGCCGACGCAACGTCGCGCTGGCCGTGCTCGCCGTCAGCGGCTGTGTACTCGTGCCACTGGCCCTGTGGTCCGGCGGGGACAACACGGGGCAGCCCTCCTCCTCGGATGCCGGAACGGCGTCGCAGGAACCCGACGCCAGGCCGACCAGGGTCGGCACCGGCGGCACGGAGACCGGCACCCTGAGCGGGCGGCTCCGCAACGTCGCGAGCGACGACTGCGTCGGGATAGCCGACGGCAAGGCCGTCGCGGGCGTGGAAGCCGTCGTCGCCACCTGCAGTTCCTCGGAGCGGCAGCAGTGGGCGTACGAGAGCGACGGCCTGCTGCGCAGCCTGGCCGACAAGGACCTGTGCCTCGACTCCCGGCTCCCTTCCTCCGTCAGGCTGGGTGCGTGCGACGGCGACAAGGACGAGGTGGCCGTCCGCTACGACCTCACCCTTGAGGGAAACCTGGTGCCCCTCGGGCGGCCGAAGCTCGCGCTGGCACCCGTCTCGGGGGACGAGGAGACGGGCCTGGTCCTCAAGAGCCGTAACCAGGGCGAGGCCCAGCGCTGGGAGATCGACGCCTCGGTCGACTCGCTCCAGATGGAGTGGATCACGTCGTACACGAACAGCGACACGGCGAAGCCGACGCGCAATCCGAGCCCTGAGCCCACCCGCACGCCGCGCCCGTCGCCCCCGAAGCCCGCGCCTTCCCAGACACCCCCGCCGCCCCCGCCCTCGACGCCCGCACCCGCTCCGAGCTGGGTGTGCTACGGCTACTACTGCTGGTACGACGGCGCGTCCGGCGGTGGCTACGGAGGCGGTGGCGGATACGGCGGCGGCTATGGAGGCGGCGGATACGGCGGCGGATACGGGTACGGCGGGGGCGGTTACGGAGGAGGCGGGTACGGCGGCCGGTGA
- a CDS encoding SLC13 family permease, producing MTPEGRTLSSTLATALSAALLVAVLACAVIRPFGLPEATVAVPAAGVVIAAGAITLDHARAEAELLGPVVGFLAAVLVLAKLCDDEGLFQACGAWLARTSKGRPQRLLAANFLLASVITAVLSLDATVVLLTPVVFATVARLGARPKPHVYATAHLSNTASLLLPVSNLTNLLAFTASGLSFTRFAVLMGPAWAVAIAAEYLAFRRFFADDLKGDAPVPTTVDPVELPVFALVTVACTLVGFAVASALGIEPAWAALAGALVLAGRALVRGRTTPLAVLRATSPAFLAFVLALGIVVRAVVDNGLADVLGHLVPDSSSLLALLGIAALAAVLANLINNLPAVLVLLPLAAVAGPGPVLAVLLGVNIGPNLTYAGSLATLLWRRIVHQHEHDVELGEFTRLGLITVPATLIPAVVALWLSLRVFGA from the coding sequence ATCACTCCCGAAGGACGAACCCTGAGTTCCACACTCGCCACAGCCCTTTCCGCCGCTCTCCTCGTGGCGGTACTGGCCTGTGCCGTGATCCGTCCCTTCGGCCTGCCGGAGGCCACCGTGGCGGTCCCGGCCGCCGGTGTGGTGATCGCGGCCGGCGCGATCACGCTCGACCACGCACGCGCCGAGGCCGAGCTGCTCGGACCCGTGGTGGGCTTCCTGGCCGCGGTGCTCGTGCTCGCCAAACTCTGCGACGACGAGGGGCTCTTCCAGGCGTGCGGCGCCTGGCTGGCCCGTACGTCCAAGGGACGGCCGCAACGACTGCTGGCCGCCAACTTCCTGCTCGCCTCGGTCATCACGGCCGTGCTGAGCCTGGACGCCACCGTCGTCCTGCTCACTCCGGTGGTGTTCGCGACCGTGGCCCGGCTCGGCGCCCGCCCGAAGCCCCATGTGTACGCCACCGCCCATCTGTCGAACACGGCGTCGCTGCTGCTGCCCGTCTCCAACCTCACCAATCTGCTGGCGTTCACGGCCAGCGGTCTGAGCTTCACCCGGTTCGCCGTGCTGATGGGACCCGCGTGGGCCGTCGCCATCGCCGCCGAGTACCTGGCCTTCCGGCGCTTCTTCGCCGACGACCTCAAGGGCGACGCCCCGGTGCCGACCACGGTCGACCCCGTCGAGCTGCCCGTGTTCGCGCTGGTCACGGTCGCCTGTACGCTCGTGGGCTTCGCCGTGGCGTCCGCGCTCGGTATCGAACCGGCCTGGGCCGCACTGGCCGGGGCGCTGGTTCTGGCCGGCCGGGCGCTGGTCCGCGGGCGCACGACACCGCTCGCCGTCCTGCGCGCCACCTCACCGGCCTTCCTCGCCTTCGTCCTGGCACTGGGGATCGTGGTGCGTGCCGTGGTCGACAACGGCCTCGCGGACGTGCTCGGCCATCTGGTCCCCGACTCGTCGAGCCTGTTGGCGCTGCTCGGCATCGCGGCGCTCGCCGCCGTCCTGGCGAACCTCATCAACAACCTGCCCGCGGTCCTGGTGCTGCTGCCCCTGGCGGCCGTGGCGGGACCGGGCCCGGTGCTCGCCGTACTGCTCGGGGTGAACATCGGGCCCAACCTCACCTACGCCGGATCGCTGGCCACGCTGCTGTGGCGGCGCATCGTGCATCAGCACGAGCACGACGTCGAGCTCGGCGAGTTCACGCGCCTCGGTCTCATCACCGTGCCCGCCACCCTCATCCCGGCCGTGGTGGCCCTCTGGCTCTCCCTGCGCGTGTTCGGAGCCTGA